From the Lemur catta isolate mLemCat1 chromosome 1, mLemCat1.pri, whole genome shotgun sequence genome, the window GTGAGGGGGAAGAGGGCACTGAACTCCTTGTAGGAGGGGAAGCTCTTGGACTGGAAGCGCTTCTGCAAGAATAGCTTGGCTTGGGCCTTGAACCTGGTGGTGGCGATCATGTCCATCACCACTTCCTGGCCATCACTGCCACCCGCCGCTGCCACCTTAGGGTGGCTCGAAAGGGGCTCACCatggggctggccctgggctgtAGCCCCCTCCTGCAGGGCCCCCTCTCTGGAAGGCCCTCCCTGGGGCGCCACCGGATCCTCTCCTGGAGAAGCCCCCCCTGGCAGAGTCCCTGCATGTGGGGCCAGCACAGCTGTCAGGCTCCCACCAACTTCCTTTTCCTGCTTCTCGGCTTCCTGCCGCCCCTTGCCCGAGGTGGAGGCTTGCATCTGGGGTTTGCCCCGGGCAAGACTCTTCCAGAACCAAAAGGTGGAAGGGGACAGGGTGGGGTAGCGGAGGCGGAAGCGGCAGAAGGGGAGACGCCCGCTCAGCACCTGCTTGCGCGCAGCCCTGCGCAGGCGCCTCTGCCAACGGAAAAGGGGCACCTTCAGGGGCAGGAGCTCCCGGGCACTGGCTGTGCCCCCGCCCATTGctttccctgccccctccccctcctcaccctTCCAAGGGAGCAGGGCCTCGTCCCCAGCAGACGCTGGCTGGGCAGCCCCGGAAGCTGAGACGGCCGGTGCCGGCTTGAAGCTGGGGTTCCTCCGCAGCGCCTTTCGCCGCCAGTTGTAGTAGGTGGACCGCGAGATGCCGGGGAACCTCCGTTTGAAGCAGCGATAGGGCACCAGCGTGTTCAGGGAGATGCAATGCTCCAGGTACAGCTTGGCCCGCTGCATTAAGATCATGCCAGGGCTTGACGCCGCCGGCGAGGAGCACCCCAGCCCGTCGCCCACCTGCTGCTCTGGCAGCTTCTCCGGCAGCTTCTCCATCTCCTCCGTGGCCAGCTGCTCCTTGGGGGCCAGGGCCGGGCAGGAGCCCGAGCCCAGCATCTCATGTTTCCAGGCATAGTAGGTGGAGCGGGAAATCTCAGGGAAGCGCTGGAGGAACTGCTGCAGCGGCACGACGCCCCCGCGGTGGACGCTGTCCTGCAGGAAGTGCTTGGCCGAGAAGCGGGTGGCCACCTTCCGCCGGTGCTCCTGGGACTGCCGCCGCCAGCGGTAGAAGGTGCTCTTGGTGACGCTGTAGCGCTCACAGAGGTGGGAGTAGCTGAGGCCAGGTTCACGGTTGAGCAGCTCCAGGGTCTTGGCCGGTGGTGGCAGTGGGGCCGGGGCTGGAGAAgccagagccaggctgggagcaccttcagcctccacctcctccagACCCACCACGGGGGCAAAGTACTGGTGGCGGAAGAAGTGGCTGCTGAGGGGCTGGCCAGCCCACATGATGTGCAGCGTGGAGGGCACATGGTCACAGCGGCGGGGCCGGATGACACGGTTAAAGTAGGGCCGGATCTTGAGGTTACGCATGGGGTAGATGGAGTAGATGTTACGCTGCAAGACAGAGGCGAGGGCATACAAGTGCCACACGTTGGAGAAGCTGGTGGGGAAGCACGTGGCCTTGACATCTGCATCGAAGATGGCCTCCAGCGTGGCCGGTGACAGGCTGGTCATCTCCGGGGACTCCTCAGAGCGCAGGGAGTGGCGCACGGCCTGCAGCATCACTTTGGAGTCGATCATGCCCTGGAGGTAGTAGTGTCTGTGCAGCAGCATCTCCACCACGGTGCGCGCCCGCAGCTCCAGGCTG encodes:
- the VRTN gene encoding vertnin codes for the protein MTSRDQLVEQVLRELQEAVESEGLEGLVGAALEAKQVLSSFTLPTCREGGPDLQVLEVDSVALGLYPDDAPRNMLPLVCKGEGSLLFEAASMLLWGDAGLSLELRARTVVEMLLHRHYYLQGMIDSKVMLQAVRHSLRSEESPEMTSLSPATLEAIFDADVKATCFPTSFSNVWHLYALASVLQRNIYSIYPMRNLKIRPYFNRVIRPRRCDHVPSTLHIMWAGQPLSSHFFRHQYFAPVVGLEEVEAEGAPSLALASPAPAPLPPPAKTLELLNREPGLSYSHLCERYSVTKSTFYRWRRQSQEHRRKVATRFSAKHFLQDSVHRGGVVPLQQFLQRFPEISRSTYYAWKHEMLGSGSCPALAPKEQLATEEMEKLPEKLPEQQVGDGLGCSSPAASSPGMILMQRAKLYLEHCISLNTLVPYRCFKRRFPGISRSTYYNWRRKALRRNPSFKPAPAVSASGAAQPASAGDEALLPWKGEEGEGAGKAMGGGTASARELLPLKVPLFRWQRRLRRAARKQVLSGRLPFCRFRLRYPTLSPSTFWFWKSLARGKPQMQASTSGKGRQEAEKQEKEVGGSLTAVLAPHAGTLPGGASPGEDPVAPQGGPSREGALQEGATAQGQPHGEPLSSHPKVAAAGGSDGQEVVMDMIATTRFKAQAKLFLQKRFQSKSFPSYKEFSALFPLTARSTYYMWKRALYDGLTLVDG